One part of the Dioscorea cayenensis subsp. rotundata cultivar TDr96_F1 chromosome 2, TDr96_F1_v2_PseudoChromosome.rev07_lg8_w22 25.fasta, whole genome shotgun sequence genome encodes these proteins:
- the LOC120274410 gene encoding receptor-like protein EIX1, translated as MNPAMSSSLISDSTLLMSLIIFSCHQLSEGIGRLQKLVEFHLSNNQIQGLMPASIGDLRNLQYLDLSQNMISGAIPESFGNLTVLQHFNGAENYVSGKLPETIGNLVHLQDLDLSQNAISGKLPESFGNLSQLQYLSMQGNGITGGLPEHVGKLSSLLELDLCNNNINRTLPKGMGNLCKLRTLDLTSNMISGGIDDLVDGLSICNKGLETLNLGNNKLNGTVPENIGKLFEMIKLNLSSNSLMGVLTESHFASLVSLQFLDLSYNSLQLNVSENWKPPFECLVIRMCSIKVGPVFPTWIKTQTGLSDLCLSDAGISGNIPAWFGYLSSSFGYVLNLSNNNMEGRLPTLKNYTFHRIDLSSNRFEGPLPELDPSFLLVIYLNNNSFSGSIPSYFANATYIQVFSVSVNHINGSIPSFFCNLTTLKLLDISNNDMSGGLPNCWNSASALEIINLSDNNFIGKIPNGLVSLTNLRSLHLRNNDFSGDLPLSLKMAKKLVTLDISKNKLSGSIPIWIGENLSSLIVLCLRSNLFHGIIPAQLAKLSSLQILDLAQNNLSGCIPHSFGDFKAMVVTKPHSMVVFVLYFECCRTFFPLFQ; from the exons ATGAATCCCGCCATGTCATCAAGCTTGATCTCCGACAGCACCCTTCTAATGtctcttattattttctcatgCCACCAA TTGTCAGAGGGCATCGGGAGGCTGCAGAAGTTGGTGGAGTTTCATTTGTCCAATAACCAAATTCAGGGATTGATGCCTGCAAGCATTGGGGACCTGAGAAACCTGCAATATTTGGATTTATCACAGAATATGATCAGTGGAGCCATTCCCGAATCCTTTGGTAATCTCACAGTTTTGCAGCATTTTAATGGTGCTGAAAATTATGTCAGCGGAAAATTGCCTGAAACTATAGGAAATCTTGTTCACCTTCAAGATCTAGATTTGTCTCAAAATGCAATAAGTGGAAAGTTACCAGAGAGCTTTGGAAATCTTAGCCAATTGCAGTATTTGAGCATGCAGGGCAATGGCATCACGGGGGGATTACCAGAACATGTAGGAAAGCTGTCTAGCTTGTTGGAGCTTGATTTatgcaacaacaacatcaacagaACATTGCCAAAAGGCATGGGGAACTTATGCAAGTTACGAACCTTGGATTTAACTAGCAATATGATCAGTGGAGGCATTGATGACCTGGTTGATGGATTGTCTATATGCAACAAGGGCCTAGAAACATTGAATCTGGGAAACAATAAGCTGAATGGAACAGTTCCAGAGAACATAGGCAAATTATTTGAAATGATTAAATTGAATCTCTCTTCAAATTCTTTGATGGGTGTCTTAACTGAATCTCATTTTGCTAGTCTAGTAAGCTTGCAATTTTTGGACTTATCCTACAACTCATTGCAATTGAATGTAAGTGAGAATTGGAAGCCTCCTTTTGAATGCTTGGTCATCAGAATGTGTTCTATCAAAGTAGGCCCTGTTTTTCCCACTTGGATAAAAACTCAGACAGGATTGAGTGACCTTTGCTTATCAGATGCTGGAATTTCAGGCAACATCCCTGCATGGTTTGGATATCTAAGTTCCTCTTTTGGCTATGTTCTCAATCTATCAAATAACAATATGGAGGGGAGGCTACCAACTTTGAAAAATTACACTTTCCATAGGATAGATTTGAGTTCAAACAGATTTGAAGGCCCATTACCTGAGCTTGATCCCTCCTTTTTGCTTGTTATCTATCTCAACAACAACTCATTCTCTGGGTCTATTCCTTCGTACTTTGCTAATGCTACTTATATTCAAGTTTTCTCTGTGTCTGTTAATCATATCAACGGCAGTATTCCATCGTTCTTTTGTAACCTTACTACCTTGAAATTGCTTGATATATCTAATAATGATATGTCTGGAGGACTTCCCAATTGCTGGAATTCAGCATCAGCTTtggaaattattaatttatctgaCAATAATTTCATTGGTAAAATTCCTAATGGCCTTGTGTCCTTGACCAATCTCCGATCCTTACATTTGAGAAACAATGACTTCTCTGGAGATCTCCCCTTGTCCTTGAAAATGGCCAAAAAGTTGGTCACTCTTGACATTAGTAAGAACAAACTCTCAGGTAGCATACCAATATGGATAGGAGAAAACCTTTCATCTTTAATTGTGCTTTGCTTGAGATCAAATTTATTCCATGGCATTATTCCAGCACAATTAGCAAAACTTTCCTCTCTTCAGATTTTGGACCTTGCACAGAACAACCTATCAGGTTGCATTCCTCATTCTTTTGGAGATTTCAAAGCTATGGTAGTCACAAAACCACACTCAATGGTGGTCTTTGTTCTCTATTTTGAGTGTTGCCGAaccttttttcccctttttcaaTGA